From the genome of Variovorax sp. RA8, one region includes:
- a CDS encoding YhdP family protein translates to MNDTTSSPSRLLKITAVAARWLLALLIGAWLMLALSVLVLHAWIVPRIGEYRGALEAQASKAIGVPVRIGSITAKGGTLFPSFELREVVLHDPQQREALRLARVVASVSPRSLWRLNFEQVYIERPELEVRRDAAGKLHVAGLSMDTDTTGESRGADWFFAQREFVIQGGIVRWIDESRGAPSLLLSDVQFIARNGSRSHTMRLDATPPPGWGERFSLRGAFRQPLLSVRSGNWQSWDGVAYAELPRIDIRQLGQYVTLDARIREGDGALRIWADIDDGQIAGGTADLALLRVDASLGKSLEPLVLRDVTGRLAGRMTQEAQEFSTTDLQFQTPDGMRWPGGNLWFQHLPAKGRVAERGALRADRLDLAALAMIADRLPLDAKSRKLIDGLVPRGLVERIDASWQGPLGAPDRYQARGRVSGFGVASRSAETVAMPAARVVPAPRSSAPAAAANAAAPPPAGAPGIRGATIDFDATQAGGSAALSIANGALDFPGVFEEPVIAIDQLSAQLSWKIDDDKSQLQVSGLRFANADAEGEAQASWRTSDPASSSSRARFPGVLDLQGKLTRADGTRVYRYLPQHIPKETRDYVRDAVQKGSASAVDFKVKGDLHDMPFTDPKLGDFRIAARVGDVHYAYAPPVAGSEKNWPALTGVSGELVFERAGMQVRNARGRIAGAPGIEVTKAEAQIPDLDHHAPLLKVDAQAKGPLAELLRAGSPLAGEAGPALAGARATGNADYRLRLELPLSAMDKAKVQASVALADNDIQILPEAPTLGQARGTLSFTEGGFSLAGVQARALGGALRIEGAGRWGAVQELNLRAQGNASAEGMRAAREVDWLARLARHASGSTPYTATFSMRDGASEFSLASSLQGLGLQLPAPLAKPPEDPMPLAIEKKIVQRETRAGATPLLQDRLSVELARVGSASYVRDISGSEARVLRGGIGIGLSAGESAAPPERGVLANIQLARVDVPAWQALFGDTTGKPAEATEGGDDASAYLPTILALRAQELAIGGRTLHNVVLGGTREGTLWHANIDATELSGYAEYRSAQAGRLYARLARLKIAPSTANAVESLLDEQPSTLPALDIVVDDFELLGRRLGRAEIDAVNRGGAGREWRLNKLAFTTPEASFTAQGAWAAAPAGTGARGRGEPRRTTMDFKLDIADAGGLLGRFGMKDVIRAGRGRLEGQVHWSGSPFALDYPSLGGQLKIDVESGQFLKAEPGIAKLLGVLSLQALPRRLTLDFRDVFSQGFSFDFLRGDARINQGVASTNNLQMKGVNAAVLMDGSADIARETQSLRVVVVPEINAGTAALVATAINPAIGLGTFLAQMVLSRPLIAAATQEFQIDGTWADPKITKIPRRLLPAAQGAPAAPAVR, encoded by the coding sequence ATGAACGACACGACGTCTTCCCCTTCACGTCTGCTCAAGATCACCGCTGTGGCGGCACGCTGGTTGTTGGCTTTGCTGATCGGTGCATGGCTGATGCTCGCGCTGTCAGTGCTGGTCCTACACGCTTGGATTGTGCCGCGAATCGGGGAGTACCGTGGCGCGCTGGAAGCGCAGGCCAGCAAGGCCATCGGGGTACCGGTGCGCATCGGCTCGATCACCGCCAAGGGCGGTACCCTGTTTCCCAGCTTCGAGCTGCGCGAGGTCGTGCTGCACGACCCGCAGCAGCGCGAGGCCCTGCGCCTGGCGCGCGTGGTGGCCAGCGTCTCGCCGCGCTCGCTGTGGCGCCTGAACTTCGAGCAGGTCTACATCGAGCGTCCCGAGCTGGAGGTGCGCCGCGACGCCGCCGGCAAGCTGCACGTGGCCGGCCTCAGCATGGACACCGACACCACCGGCGAGAGCCGCGGGGCCGACTGGTTCTTCGCCCAGCGCGAGTTCGTGATCCAGGGCGGCATCGTGCGCTGGATCGACGAGAGCCGCGGCGCCCCGTCGCTCCTGCTGTCCGATGTGCAGTTCATCGCCCGCAACGGCTCGCGCAGCCACACGATGCGGCTGGATGCCACGCCGCCGCCCGGCTGGGGCGAGCGCTTCAGCCTGCGCGGCGCATTCCGCCAGCCCCTGCTGTCGGTGCGCAGCGGCAACTGGCAGAGCTGGGACGGCGTGGCTTACGCCGAGCTGCCGCGCATCGACATCCGGCAGCTGGGCCAGTACGTGACGCTCGACGCCCGCATCCGCGAAGGCGACGGTGCGCTGCGGATCTGGGCCGATATCGACGACGGCCAGATCGCCGGCGGCACGGCCGACCTGGCGCTGCTGCGGGTGGATGCCTCGCTGGGCAAGTCGCTCGAGCCGCTGGTCCTGCGCGACGTCACCGGCCGGCTGGCCGGGCGCATGACGCAGGAGGCCCAGGAGTTCTCCACCACCGACCTGCAGTTCCAGACGCCCGACGGCATGCGATGGCCGGGCGGGAACCTCTGGTTCCAGCACTTGCCTGCGAAGGGCCGGGTCGCCGAGCGCGGCGCGTTGCGCGCCGACCGGCTGGACCTCGCGGCGCTGGCCATGATCGCCGACCGGCTGCCCTTGGACGCCAAGAGCCGCAAGCTGATCGACGGCCTGGTGCCGCGCGGCCTGGTCGAGCGCATCGATGCCAGTTGGCAGGGCCCGCTGGGCGCGCCGGACAGGTATCAGGCGCGGGGCCGCGTCAGCGGCTTCGGCGTCGCGTCGCGGTCCGCCGAGACCGTCGCCATGCCGGCGGCCCGGGTGGTCCCCGCGCCGCGTTCCTCCGCGCCGGCTGCAGCGGCGAATGCCGCAGCACCGCCGCCGGCCGGTGCGCCCGGCATCCGCGGCGCCACCATCGATTTCGACGCCACCCAGGCCGGCGGCAGCGCTGCACTGAGCATCGCCAACGGTGCGCTGGACTTCCCGGGCGTGTTCGAGGAACCGGTGATCGCGATCGACCAGCTGTCCGCCCAGCTCTCGTGGAAGATCGACGACGACAAGTCCCAGCTCCAGGTTTCGGGTCTCCGGTTCGCCAACGCCGATGCCGAGGGCGAGGCGCAGGCCAGCTGGCGCACCAGCGACCCTGCCAGCTCGAGCAGCCGTGCGCGCTTCCCCGGCGTGCTCGACCTGCAGGGCAAGCTCACGCGCGCCGACGGCACCCGCGTCTATCGCTACCTGCCGCAGCACATCCCGAAGGAAACGCGCGACTACGTGCGCGACGCCGTGCAGAAGGGCAGCGCCAGCGCGGTGGACTTCAAGGTCAAGGGCGACCTGCACGACATGCCCTTCACCGACCCGAAGCTGGGCGACTTCCGCATTGCCGCGCGGGTGGGGGACGTGCACTACGCCTACGCGCCGCCGGTGGCCGGCTCGGAGAAGAACTGGCCGGCCCTGACGGGCGTGAGCGGCGAGCTGGTCTTCGAGCGGGCGGGCATGCAGGTGCGCAACGCCCGCGGGCGCATCGCGGGCGCGCCCGGCATCGAGGTGACCAAGGCCGAGGCCCAGATCCCCGACCTGGACCACCATGCGCCGCTGCTCAAGGTCGACGCCCAGGCCAAGGGGCCCCTGGCCGAGCTGCTGCGCGCCGGATCGCCGTTGGCGGGCGAGGCCGGCCCTGCCCTGGCGGGCGCGCGCGCCACCGGCAATGCGGACTACCGGCTGCGCCTGGAGCTGCCGCTGTCCGCCATGGACAAGGCCAAGGTGCAGGCCAGCGTCGCCCTGGCCGACAACGACATCCAGATCCTGCCCGAGGCTCCCACCCTGGGCCAGGCGCGCGGCACGCTGAGCTTCACCGAGGGCGGCTTCTCGCTGGCCGGCGTGCAGGCGCGCGCACTCGGCGGCGCCTTGCGCATCGAGGGCGCGGGCCGCTGGGGCGCCGTGCAGGAGTTGAATCTGCGCGCCCAGGGCAATGCCAGCGCCGAGGGCATGCGCGCAGCGCGCGAGGTCGACTGGCTGGCGCGCCTGGCCCGGCACGCCAGCGGCAGCACCCCCTACACCGCCACCTTCTCGATGCGCGACGGCGCCTCCGAGTTCTCGCTGGCCAGCAGTCTGCAGGGCCTGGGGCTGCAACTGCCCGCGCCGCTGGCCAAGCCGCCGGAGGACCCGATGCCGCTTGCGATCGAGAAAAAGATCGTGCAACGCGAAACCCGCGCCGGCGCCACCCCGCTGCTACAGGACCGGCTCTCGGTCGAGCTGGCCCGCGTCGGCTCGGCCTCCTACGTGCGCGACATTTCCGGAAGCGAAGCCCGGGTGCTGCGCGGCGGCATCGGCATCGGCCTGTCCGCGGGCGAATCCGCGGCGCCGCCCGAGCGCGGCGTGCTCGCCAACATCCAGCTCGCGCGCGTCGACGTGCCCGCCTGGCAGGCCCTGTTCGGCGACACCACCGGCAAGCCGGCCGAGGCGACCGAGGGCGGCGACGACGCCTCGGCCTACCTGCCCACCATCCTCGCACTGCGCGCGCAGGAGCTCGCCATCGGCGGCCGCACGCTGCACAACGTGGTGCTCGGCGGCACCCGCGAGGGCACGCTCTGGCACGCCAACATCGATGCCACCGAGCTCAGCGGCTATGCCGAGTACCGCAGCGCGCAGGCGGGGCGCCTGTACGCGCGGCTGGCGCGCCTGAAGATCGCGCCCAGCACAGCCAACGCGGTCGAGTCGCTGCTGGACGAGCAGCCGAGCACGCTGCCCGCGCTGGACATCGTGGTCGACGACTTCGAGCTGCTGGGCCGGCGCCTGGGCCGTGCCGAGATCGATGCAGTCAACCGCGGCGGCGCTGGGCGCGAGTGGCGGCTCAACAAGCTGGCTTTCACCACACCCGAAGCCAGCTTCACCGCGCAGGGCGCCTGGGCTGCCGCGCCCGCCGGAACCGGCGCGCGCGGGCGCGGCGAGCCGCGCCGCACCACCATGGACTTCAAGCTCGACATCGCAGACGCCGGCGGCCTGCTCGGGCGCTTCGGCATGAAGGACGTGATACGCGCCGGCCGCGGGCGGCTCGAGGGCCAGGTGCACTGGAGCGGCTCGCCCTTCGCGCTCGACTATCCCAGCCTGGGCGGCCAGTTGAAGATCGATGTCGAGTCCGGCCAGTTCCTCAAGGCCGAGCCCGGCATCGCCAAGCTGCTCGGCGTGCTGAGCCTGCAAGCCCTGCCGCGGCGCCTGACGCTCGATTTCCGCGACGTGTTCAGCCAGGGCTTCAGCTTCGACTTCCTGCGCGGCGACGCCCGCATCAACCAGGGCGTGGCCAGCACCAACAACCTGCAGATGAAGGGCGTCAACGCCGCGGTGCTGATGGACGGCTCGGCCGACATCGCCCGAGAGACGCAGAGCCTGAGGGTGGTCGTGGTGCCCGAGATCAACGCCGGCACCGCCGCGCTGGTCGCGACCGCGATCAACCCAGCGATCGGGCTCGGCACCTTCCTGGCCCAGATGGTGCTGAGCCGGCCGCTCATCGCCGCTGCCACGCAGGAGTTCCAGATCGACGGCACCTGGGCCGATCCCAAGATCACCAAGATCCCGCGCCGGCTGTTGCCGGCAGCGCAGGGCGCGCCGGCCGCGCCCGCGGTACGCTGA
- a CDS encoding carbon-nitrogen hydrolase family protein, whose protein sequence is MKVAAIQMVSAIAREANLARAHALLGEAAAGGAELAVLPEYFCMMGARDTDKLGLRETAGAGTVQGFLADAAREFGLWIVGGTLPLETGDERHVFNSSLAYSPDGEHVARYDKIHLFFYDNGRERYDERRVIAPGAEPVCFDLPSRDGHRWRIGMSVCYDLRFPELYRELARQGAELLLVPSAFTHTTGSAHWEVLLRARAIENLCWVVAPAQGGTHENGRRTWGQSMVVDPWGEVVAQRAVEEGVVSFELDARQVEHARTQLPALSHRVL, encoded by the coding sequence ATGAAAGTTGCCGCCATCCAGATGGTCTCGGCCATCGCACGCGAGGCCAATCTCGCCCGCGCCCATGCGCTGCTCGGCGAGGCCGCCGCCGGCGGCGCCGAGCTGGCCGTGCTGCCCGAGTACTTCTGCATGATGGGCGCGCGCGACACCGACAAGCTGGGCCTGCGCGAGACCGCCGGCGCCGGCACGGTGCAGGGCTTCCTGGCCGACGCAGCGCGCGAGTTCGGGCTGTGGATCGTCGGCGGCACGCTGCCGCTGGAGACCGGCGACGAGCGCCACGTGTTCAACAGCTCCCTGGCCTATTCGCCGGACGGCGAGCACGTGGCGCGCTACGACAAGATCCACCTCTTCTTCTACGACAACGGCCGCGAACGCTACGACGAGCGCCGCGTGATCGCTCCCGGCGCCGAGCCGGTGTGCTTCGACCTGCCCTCGCGCGACGGCCATCGCTGGCGCATCGGCATGAGCGTGTGCTACGACCTGCGCTTTCCCGAGCTCTACCGCGAGCTCGCGCGCCAAGGCGCCGAGCTGCTGCTGGTGCCCAGCGCCTTCACCCACACCACCGGCTCGGCCCACTGGGAGGTGCTCCTGCGCGCACGCGCCATCGAGAACCTCTGCTGGGTCGTCGCCCCGGCCCAGGGCGGCACCCACGAGAACGGGCGCCGGACCTGGGGCCAGTCGATGGTGGTCGACCCCTGGGGCGAGGTGGTCGCGCAGCGCGCGGTCGAGGAGGGCGTGGTGAGCTTCGAGCTCGACGCCCGGCAGGTCGAGCACGCGCGCACCCAATTGCCGGCACTCTCGCATCGGGTGCTCTGA
- a CDS encoding two-component system sensor histidine kinase NtrB, translating to MRSLHSLWQRWFLWVILAVLVIALLATVVWLAGRHEVEQVQTALDRDTADAVSDLRSGLQRNAQSLRASQVNGRDREHWPMEAAALLREHREWLRLEWRDAALRPLAAVDTPYRRRVFDDANRGREQADVALACAAARKAGAPAYSPSHYVPFVPSGGLEVMELCLPVDGGGYLVATYSLRDTLIELVAPTLTRGQEVAFTEPDGTRLVAVGAARRVGTRVFTAQQLVDLPGNALMLRVDGWRAAPDLFPNLLTGLVTAISIALVSVLVLLARDTRRRLRAEHDLADALAFRKAMEDSVITGLRARDLQGRITYVNPAFCEMVGFSAEELMHHASDMPYWPTELAQEYRQRQALRMAGGVPPREGFESVFMHKDGRRFPVLIFEAPLINAQGAQTGWMSAFIDVSEQRRIEELSRASQERLQASARLATVGEMASLLSHELTQPLAAIASYASGSLNLLRSAGASPGGDHGEVAMAVRRIAEQADRAGQVIRSVHDFVRRRDRLREAVAPQALIDAVMPLVRLQARKLGVRVDVHYEERLPRVLCDRTLVEQVLLNLARNAMQAMDLPELSERVLHLRVARARAVGESGDTPDKADVRRWVEFSVADRGVGISEEVAARLFTPFFTTRPDGMGLGLSLCRTVVEQHGGALAFEPQRPRGTVFRFTLPAA from the coding sequence CTGCGCTCGCTCCATTCGCTGTGGCAGCGCTGGTTCCTGTGGGTGATCCTCGCTGTGCTGGTCATCGCGCTGCTGGCCACCGTGGTGTGGCTTGCCGGCCGGCACGAGGTCGAGCAGGTGCAGACAGCCCTCGACCGCGACACCGCCGATGCCGTCTCCGACCTGCGCAGCGGCCTGCAGCGCAATGCCCAGAGCCTGCGCGCCTCGCAGGTCAACGGCAGGGACCGCGAGCACTGGCCCATGGAGGCCGCGGCGCTGCTGCGCGAGCATCGCGAATGGCTGCGCCTCGAATGGCGCGACGCGGCGCTGCGCCCGCTGGCGGCCGTCGACACGCCCTATCGCCGGCGCGTGTTCGACGACGCGAACCGTGGCCGCGAGCAGGCCGACGTCGCGCTGGCCTGCGCGGCCGCTCGCAAGGCGGGAGCGCCGGCCTACTCGCCGAGCCACTACGTGCCCTTCGTGCCCAGCGGCGGCCTCGAGGTGATGGAGCTGTGCCTGCCGGTCGATGGCGGCGGCTACCTGGTGGCCACCTATTCGCTGCGCGACACACTGATCGAACTGGTCGCACCCACGCTCACGCGCGGCCAGGAGGTCGCCTTCACCGAGCCGGACGGAACGCGCCTCGTGGCCGTGGGCGCGGCGCGCCGCGTCGGCACGCGCGTCTTCACCGCGCAGCAACTCGTCGACTTGCCAGGCAACGCGCTGATGCTGCGCGTGGACGGCTGGCGCGCCGCGCCCGACCTCTTTCCCAACCTGCTGACCGGCCTGGTCACGGCGATCTCGATCGCGCTGGTCTCGGTGCTGGTGCTCCTGGCGCGCGACACGCGCCGGCGGCTGCGCGCCGAGCACGACCTGGCCGATGCGCTGGCCTTCCGCAAGGCCATGGAGGATTCGGTCATCACCGGCCTGCGTGCGCGCGACCTGCAGGGCCGCATCACCTACGTGAACCCCGCGTTCTGCGAAATGGTGGGCTTCAGCGCCGAGGAACTCATGCACCACGCCAGCGACATGCCCTACTGGCCGACCGAGCTGGCGCAGGAATACCGCCAGCGCCAGGCGCTTCGCATGGCCGGCGGCGTGCCGCCGCGCGAGGGCTTCGAGTCGGTCTTCATGCACAAGGACGGCAGGCGCTTCCCGGTGCTGATCTTCGAGGCGCCGCTGATCAACGCGCAGGGCGCCCAGACCGGCTGGATGAGCGCCTTCATCGACGTCAGCGAGCAGCGGCGCATCGAGGAACTCTCGCGCGCCAGCCAGGAGCGGCTGCAGGCCAGCGCGCGGCTCGCGACCGTGGGCGAGATGGCCTCGCTGCTGAGCCACGAGCTCACCCAGCCGCTCGCCGCCATCGCCAGCTATGCCAGCGGCTCGCTCAATCTTCTGCGCAGCGCCGGCGCGTCCCCCGGCGGCGATCACGGCGAGGTCGCGATGGCCGTGCGCCGCATCGCCGAACAGGCCGACCGTGCCGGCCAGGTGATCCGCAGCGTTCACGACTTCGTGCGCCGGCGCGACCGCCTGCGCGAGGCCGTCGCGCCGCAGGCCCTGATCGATGCCGTGATGCCGCTGGTGCGCCTGCAGGCGCGCAAGCTCGGCGTGCGGGTCGACGTGCACTACGAGGAGCGCCTGCCGCGCGTGCTGTGCGACCGCACGCTGGTCGAGCAGGTCCTGCTGAACCTGGCGCGCAACGCGATGCAGGCAATGGACCTGCCCGAGCTCAGCGAGCGCGTGCTGCACCTGCGCGTCGCGCGCGCCCGTGCCGTCGGCGAAAGCGGCGACACCCCCGACAAGGCCGACGTGCGCCGCTGGGTCGAGTTCTCGGTGGCCGACCGCGGCGTCGGCATCAGCGAGGAGGTCGCGGCGCGGCTCTTCACGCCCTTCTTCACCACGCGACCCGATGGCATGGGCCTGGGCCTGAGCCTGTGCCGCACGGTGGTCGAGCAGCACGGCGGCGCACTGGCCTTCGAGCCGCAGCGGCCCCGCGGCACCGTGTTCCGGTTCACGCTGCCGGCGGCCTGA
- a CDS encoding response regulator transcription factor — protein sequence MQPLIDALIFIVDDDASVREALAWLLRSRRLVSEQYASAEDFELRLAEGPLADQPHCLLLDVRMPGMSGLALFDRLAERGLLEVMPVIFLTGHADVPTAVDAVKRGAFDFCEKPFSDNALVDRIEHALGASLRAVEAQRARRLLLRRVEELTERERDVMRRVVEGLPNKLIADQLSISVRTVEVHRARVFEKMEVRSAVELANLLRGI from the coding sequence ATGCAACCCTTGATCGATGCCCTGATCTTCATCGTTGACGACGACGCCAGCGTGCGCGAGGCGCTGGCCTGGCTGCTGCGCTCGCGGCGCCTGGTGAGCGAGCAGTATGCGAGCGCCGAGGACTTCGAGCTGCGCCTGGCCGAGGGTCCACTGGCCGATCAGCCGCACTGCCTGCTGCTGGACGTGCGCATGCCCGGCATGAGCGGGCTCGCGCTGTTCGACCGTCTGGCGGAGCGCGGCCTGCTGGAGGTGATGCCCGTGATCTTCCTGACCGGCCATGCCGACGTGCCCACCGCGGTCGACGCGGTGAAGCGCGGCGCCTTCGATTTCTGCGAGAAGCCCTTCTCCGACAACGCGCTGGTCGACCGCATCGAGCATGCGCTCGGCGCCTCGCTGCGCGCGGTGGAAGCGCAGCGCGCGCGCCGACTGCTGCTGCGCCGCGTCGAGGAGCTGACCGAGCGCGAGCGCGACGTGATGCGGCGCGTGGTCGAGGGCCTGCCCAACAAGCTGATTGCGGACCAGCTCTCGATCAGCGTGCGGACGGTGGAGGTGCACCGGGCGCGGGTGTTCGAGAAGATGGAAGTGAGGTCGGCGGTGGAGTTGGCGAATCTGCTGAGGGGCATCTGA
- a CDS encoding OmpA family protein — MKKFVLATTAAAIVLSGCAGMSDTQRRTGIGAGVGALGGAVIGSATGGDSRAIGTGAAVGAAAGALGGYLWSQRMEAQKREMQAATQGTGIAVTQTPNNELKLAIPSDVSFDTGRSTIKPNFVPILNQFANGLRNNPNAEVRIIGHTDSTGTDAINNPLSVERAASTRDYLIARGVPQQAFRIEGRGSREPIADNGSDAGRAQNRRVEIYVGERPQG, encoded by the coding sequence ATGAAGAAATTCGTCCTCGCCACCACCGCCGCAGCCATCGTCCTGTCGGGTTGCGCCGGCATGAGCGACACGCAACGCAGAACCGGCATCGGTGCCGGCGTGGGCGCGCTGGGCGGCGCTGTGATCGGCTCCGCGACCGGCGGCGACAGCCGCGCCATCGGTACCGGCGCCGCCGTGGGCGCAGCCGCCGGCGCGCTCGGCGGCTATCTCTGGTCGCAGCGCATGGAAGCGCAGAAGCGCGAGATGCAGGCCGCCACGCAGGGCACCGGCATCGCGGTCACGCAAACGCCCAACAACGAGCTCAAGCTCGCGATCCCGAGCGACGTCTCCTTCGACACCGGCCGCTCCACGATCAAGCCCAACTTCGTGCCCATCCTCAACCAGTTCGCCAACGGCCTGCGCAACAACCCGAATGCCGAGGTGCGCATCATCGGCCACACCGACAGTACCGGCACCGACGCCATCAACAACCCGCTGTCGGTGGAGCGCGCGGCGAGCACGCGTGACTATCTGATCGCGCGCGGCGTGCCGCAACAGGCCTTCCGCATCGAGGGCCGCGGCTCGCGCGAGCCGATCGCGGACAACGGCAGCGATGCGGGGCGGGCGCAGAACCGGCGGGTGGAGATCTACGTGGGCGAGCGGCCGCAGGGCTGA
- the mltA gene encoding murein transglycosylase A produces MKRGLQWLVGLAIVAMLAGCSVGNLQPEAPVATAPSSAPPARELGPLTGSLNHPKSRWVPVPWSELPGFEDDALHEGWSAMIANCARPNAAFAPLCREVRQLALAETEEQRQWLRERLQPYRVESPTGPVEGKLTSYYEPVFEASRRPTAQHTVPLYQAPTGLVARRPWFTRQEIDTLPQAQAALRGREIAWLADPIDVLMLHIQGSGRLRITEADGSQRTVRVAFSATNEQPYRSVQQWLQSQGATKVSLWPDDTKQWVAQNPQRLSQLLWSNPRYVFFREEPLADIDAATGPVGAQGVPLTAGRSIAVDRDSIPYGTPVWLASPGPAVPLARLVVAQDTGSAIVGAVRADFFAGTGAEAGRLAARVNQPLRLWVLWPK; encoded by the coding sequence ATGAAAAGAGGACTCCAGTGGCTGGTCGGGCTCGCAATCGTAGCAATGCTGGCCGGCTGTTCCGTCGGCAACCTGCAACCCGAGGCGCCCGTCGCGACAGCACCCTCGAGCGCGCCGCCCGCGCGCGAACTTGGCCCGCTGACCGGCTCGCTCAACCATCCGAAGAGCCGCTGGGTGCCGGTGCCCTGGTCCGAACTGCCCGGCTTCGAGGACGATGCGCTGCACGAAGGCTGGAGCGCGATGATCGCCAACTGCGCCCGCCCGAACGCCGCCTTCGCGCCGCTGTGCCGCGAGGTGCGCCAGCTGGCGCTGGCCGAGACCGAGGAGCAGCGCCAGTGGCTGCGCGAACGCCTGCAGCCCTACCGTGTGGAATCGCCGACGGGGCCGGTCGAGGGCAAGCTCACGAGCTACTACGAGCCGGTGTTCGAGGCTTCGCGCCGTCCCACGGCGCAACACACCGTGCCCCTCTACCAGGCCCCAACCGGCCTGGTGGCGCGCCGCCCGTGGTTCACGCGCCAGGAGATCGACACGCTGCCGCAGGCCCAGGCCGCGCTGCGCGGACGCGAGATCGCGTGGCTGGCCGACCCGATCGACGTGCTGATGCTGCACATCCAGGGCTCGGGCCGGCTGCGCATCACCGAGGCCGACGGCTCGCAGCGCACCGTGCGCGTGGCCTTCTCTGCGACCAACGAGCAGCCCTACCGCAGCGTGCAGCAATGGCTGCAGAGCCAGGGCGCGACCAAGGTCAGCCTGTGGCCCGACGACACCAAGCAATGGGTGGCGCAGAACCCGCAGCGCCTGTCGCAGCTGTTGTGGAGCAATCCGCGTTATGTCTTCTTCCGCGAGGAGCCGCTGGCCGACATCGACGCCGCCACCGGCCCGGTCGGTGCGCAGGGCGTGCCGCTCACCGCGGGCCGTTCGATCGCGGTCGACCGCGACAGCATTCCCTACGGCACGCCGGTGTGGCTGGCCTCGCCGGGCCCGGCCGTGCCGCTGGCCCGCCTGGTGGTGGCGCAGGACACGGGCAGCGCCATCGTGGGCGCAGTGCGCGCTGACTTCTTCGCCGGCACCGGCGCTGAAGCAGGGCGCCTGGCAGCACGCGTGAATCAGCCACTTCGCCTGTGGGTGTTGTGGCCGAAATGA
- a CDS encoding DMT family transporter, which yields MNLHTFSIIFAGVLLNSAAQLMLKAGARTLGTVAMGSSASLTAAAWSAATQPWIVVGLVCYFISAGLWILALTRVDVTVAYPMLSMGYVIAALLAWQLFGESLNATRVLGIAIILVGVVVLSRG from the coding sequence ATGAACCTTCACACCTTCTCGATCATCTTCGCAGGCGTGCTGCTGAATTCGGCCGCGCAGCTGATGCTCAAGGCCGGCGCCCGCACGCTGGGCACCGTCGCGATGGGCAGCAGCGCCTCGCTGACGGCCGCTGCATGGAGCGCGGCCACGCAGCCGTGGATCGTGGTGGGGCTGGTCTGCTACTTCATCAGCGCCGGGCTGTGGATCCTCGCGTTGACACGGGTGGACGTGACCGTCGCCTATCCCATGCTGTCCATGGGCTACGTCATCGCTGCCCTGCTGGCATGGCAGCTCTTCGGCGAATCGCTGAACGCCACGCGCGTGCTCGGCATCGCCATCATCCTCGTCGGCGTGGTCGTGTTGAGCAGGGGATGA